The following is a genomic window from Garra rufa chromosome 4, GarRuf1.0, whole genome shotgun sequence.
aaattgcgagattctgacctttttttgcattttgcaaattcaagtttatatcttgcaattttgactttattctcttaattctttcttttttttttcaaaaatgtataaaccataaattattttaaaaaatcataatggCATTTAAAAAACTTGATATtgcaaaaaagtaaatttttcttccaaatgtgagtttttatttcgcaagttggacttttttttatctcagttctgacttcttttctcagaatttgagAAAATTTCAAGAATTTGTGTTGcaaatgcaattttgacttttatttccccaattttttactttttttaagataTGAAGATAAGATATGAAGaatatgggatataaactcactattgcgagaaaaaagtttatatcttgcaattctgacttttttcccacaattgcaagtttacattgtCCCAGAATTGTGTGTATGAACAGAATTTATGaagccttttttctcacaattgcaaatttacatggcacaattcagattttttttcttgcaattttaacatttttcttgtaattctgactccttctctctgaattgtgatataaactcgcattaagtgaaaaaagtcaaaattgcgagattctgacctttttttgcattttgcaaattcaagtttatatcttgcaattttgactttattctcttaattctttcttttttttttttcaaaaatgtataaatcataaattataaaaaaaatcataatggcATTTAAAAAACTTGATATTGCAAAAAAGTAAAGTTTCCTTCCAAATGCGAGTTTTTATTTCGCAAGTTGGACTTTttttatctcagttctgacttcttttctcagaattgttatataGAAATTTGAATAAGTTACTTATtcgaaatcaaattaaataagtgAATTGCAcggtataaactcgcaaatgagagttagaaagtcagaattgcaagaaataaactcgtgattctgacttttcattcagacattcagacatttttcttgtaatttcgacttcttttctcagaatcgtgagatataaacttgcaattgtgagaagaaagtcaaaatggcaagataaaaaagtcagaatttaattgTTGTTGCAAATGCAAgtgtatattttgcaattttgacttttttctttaattctGACTTctctctgaattgtgatataaactcgcataatgtgaaaaaagtaaaaattgtgagatatacacttttttcgcaattctgacctttttttgcattttgcaaattcaagtttatatcttgcaattttgactttattctctcaattctgacttttttctcaaaaatgtataaaccataaattataaaaaaatcataatggcATTTAAAAAACTTGATATtgcaaaaaagtaaatttttcttCCAAATGCGAGTTTTTATTTCGCAAGTTGgacttttttttatctcagttctgacttcttttctcagaattgttatataGAAATTTGAATAAGTTacttattcaaaataaaattaaataagtgaATTGCAcggtataaactcgcaaatgagagttagaaagtcagaattgcaagaaataaactcgtgattctgacttttcattcagacatttttcttgtaattttgacttcttttctcagaattgtgagatataaacttgcaattgtgagaagcaagataaaaaaagtcagaatttaattgTTGTTGCAAATGCAAGTGTATattttgcaatttggacttttttctttaattctgtttttttttcacagttaTGTATAAATTTGCATTTTGCAATCACatgttataaaggcagaattgatataaacttgcaattctgacttttcccccaaaaatgcaagtttatgtcacaattttttacttttctcttgcaattcagacagcaagtctcagaattgtgtgatttgagttataaagtcagaattgcaagatataaaccagcaattcagacttttttctcacaattccaaaatTTACataacacaattgtttatattttgcaatttttactttttttaagataaaaaaacttttgcaagatataaacttaaacatGCTATTGCACgaataaaaaaagtctaaattttttgTTCTTGCAAAAGTttaaattttgtttatatttttacttttttttctctgaattgttatGTATAAATTTGCAAacgtgtgttataaagtcacaattgcaggaTATGAACTCGCTATTGCAagaaaaatgacttttttcctacaaatgcaagtttatatgtctcaatttttttctcacaattgcaaatttaatttacattgccaattctgaatttttcttgcGATTTTGACACTTCTTAGAACTTATGAAGTCACGACtgaaaaattgtgagatgtaaacttgctgttgcgagaaaaagtctttttcttgtaaatgcaagtttttatattgcattttttactttattctcaattctgaccttattttaTATATCTGGCGATTTAGACAATTCTGAGAGAAgttgtcagaattacaagaaaaaggtcaaaattgcgagaaaaaaattctCGTAAATgcgtttaaatcttgcaattttgcCTTTTCCTTTCAATTCTTATTTTCTTAGAATAGCGAggctatatcatgcaattctcatTTTATAACCTGCGATTACGAGTATGTATCCTGCATTTTAATTCAGTGGGTtccatttgttttaaatatgagATTGCATTTTAAAGACAAAATTAAAAAGGTGTTTACAGATGTGTGTGTCTCTTTTCTTAGAGAAAACGGAGATCTGCATGTACTTCATCAAAGGACACTGCAAGCATGGTGGTAAGAACAGCAGCAGCATTCACTGAATCATgtttactgtgaacagagctgaaCGCTTGTGTTTCCAGGCTCGTGTCGGAGGGAGCACTCCATTCTGCCCTATAAATGGGAAGTTAAGGAAGGATCCGAATGGAAGGCTCTTCCTGACAACGAGGCCATCGAGAAAGATTACTGCAGTCCTGCCAGAACATACAGGTTAGCAGcggtttttcttgcaattttgacatttttcttgtaattctgatatTCTCGGAATTGAGCggaaaaagtcaaatttgcgaGATACTTTATAAACTTGATATTGcaggaaaaaagtcgcaattctgactttttcttgcaaatgcaagtttatatctcacagtttttactttattctctcagttctgacttcatttctcatcattgttagatataaactatataaactTAAAgataaaaagatataaactcaaaattctgaaattttttacttttgtttcgcaattcagactttttctcaccAGTGCAAGTTTACattgtctcagaattgtgggttttgaattatagtcagaattgcaagaaatctCACCAATTCTCACAAttgcacaattcagattttttttttctttcaattttgacatttttacttgtaattctgacttcttttctcagaattgtgatgtaaactctcagttaagcaaaaaaaagtcaaaattacaagatataaacttgctattgcaagactcgcaattctgactttttcttgcaaatgcaagtttatatcttttttatcagtttttacttcattctctcaattctgacatttttctcagaattgtgagatacaaacttgttattgtgagaagaaagtcaaaattgtgaattaaAAATATGTACAGTATATGTGACAATTTTTGACTCTtctcttgcaattcagactttttctcacaattgcaagtttacattttctcagaattgtgataggAACTCAATTGCGAATTtactcagaatttttttttttttgcagttgtacattttttttgtacttctgttttcagaattgtgatataaaattgtgagatataaacttgctattgtgagaaaagtcagaattgcaacattaaACTAACATgaacgtttatatctcacaaagggtttttacagttgccaaaaatatagCTTTTAGTTAACCCTTtagaacgtacgatcacaccggtgtgatttgtcttggctggtccctgaagcgtacgatcacaccggtgtgattcgaacgttcgccgcatcacgtcatcagctgttaaattcaaatctgttttggcgctttggctggctctgagccagatcggacgcgctgactgcttgtcatattatcacaactattcagtgttttcaaccatataatgcttattttaggtttcagacatttaaataaacataagtactagcaaaaccatacatttatagtttgtaaaatacacactgatgtctatggaagcggcaataatgatcctacaaatatattctgacagcataatttattgatatcatatacagattatgcaggtaactataaagttcactctcctcttctcccagctcaccagagacttacttttatgtctttcgggaggagaggatgaatttgcgtgtcttaaatcccacagctcggattcagcgcgaacaaacatggcggcgcccatcacccggtatagattaactaacgcggtcataataaaagtatttggacttttaaatacatttacttgcacatatttcgaaatcggaatatcagatatttcaaaatatagcgagaatgcttgtgaatattaataataaaaaaaggaaaacgaaataaaagcgatccatgtgtcttagggtgtactcacactaggcacggttgccgtgaaccgggcccgagtacgattgtcccccctccccactccccctctggcctgcactcacatagggtttcagcattcgtgccggagcacgcttacgtcattatggtTTGACGGTTTCGGGATAAACAGGAAGAGCGCGCTCTCGCTGAACGCAGTTTAGTCGATCGCtctttttactttgtggatagtaattttgagtcgtttgttccgcggttgtccacagcctattgttaaacatgtctatcgcatttgtggcacgaaaattttcgcgcaatcgtgctgcttgtatgaggaggtttgcaaggtaccagctgaagtgcaacaaggactttgcagctttgattatggactataaacgctgattacctcgcaaaaacgcgacatcacacgtcctgttccgtgctccagcacggttagcgctcacactgcatgcgaaccgcgcccgagtccaactgaaccgtgctctggcccacctcttccaagcgggccagggccggctaaacgagccgcgcccgggcacggttcggagcactcacactagtcaaacgaaccgcgctttggtggtcaaacgcacttgggcacggttcaaactgcctagtgtgagtacacccttacagtgctgttgtggctgcggtgtgtcacatgacgcgtcgccatggaaacagtaatgcgaaacattccaaaataacggtcgcctaaaaaaacctcactctttggggttagatagagtattttaaactcacgtgtgaaaaggttaaaaaaatgaataaacaagcCCAgtccaggtgacaaaaagtaacgtaatgcataaaaagtaactgagtaGTGCATGAATAATTATTCAGTGTTCTTATGGTTTTTCTGTCTCTCAAAGCTCTGGAATAAACCCGGTTTATTTCGATACGATGACCCAAGGCTGTTACCACGTGCGGCGTCTGTCGACCTTATCATCGGTTCTCCAGCCCACCTTCATCCTGACCACAGAGTGGATCTGGTTCTGGGAGGACGAGTATGGAAACTGGATTGAGTACGCTACAGCGGTACGTGTGTTTTTGCAGATCCTAACTATACTATTCAACTCTTTTGGGGGTGGTTTCTAGGATAGGGTTTAAATTAAGCCAGGAGTAGGCTTAATCTTATGGAAGACGAGAAATGacttaagtataaataaataaatgaataaatacataaataaataaatgaataaatgtagaaatacataaattaattaattaatcaacaaataaattaagaaataaataaataaacacacgcATGctgatgtaaataaataaacaaatgcggAAGTAAATAAATGCAGATAATTAAGCACAATTAAAAATGACACTTTTGacaaatttatgtatttatgcatatgtgcatttatttatttccgcatttaattattttttatttagtttttttttctgaaaacaagacaataagttttattcgtctagaaaatccttcttgatttaagaatttttagatatttttgctggaaacaagacaaaaaaaatctaagtaagaaaagcatttttttgcagtgagaaAACTGCACACATCAGTTGCcgaataataaaaaaaggaatCTCTTTGTAATAAATTCTTGCATAAATTATTGCAAACAGCTGTTGTCAGTTTtgctaaattataattattattaattattataatattatacataaatcaaatgttttaaAGAGATTTGCTTGTCATGgtcagtttacatttatttatatttatatagccattttttttttttttttaccaaaattacCAAAGCGgattgtaaaaataaatctatctGTATTGTTTATCCTTCtgaattttcattaaaaaataaataaaaatacattaataaaaatatatgtttactCTTACATGTTTACTCAATTATTTGTATTCCTAGAAATTATTATGAGTAAAATTTCTAACAAAAAAATTTTAGAACACCAGGGTGACTAGGAACATGAAATTAtccagccatgacttcctgttTCACATGAATATAAATAGGAAGGAACATAAAGGCCAAATTCCGTCCATTGTCAtcacaatgaaacaaaacaaaacaaaacaaaacaaaacaaaacaaaacaaagaatgtAGTTGTGTTGTGCAGCAACAGATTCATGAGCTTTACAAAATATGAAACCATTTTTCCACCATTAGGACAATAATTCCAATTCCAATCAATAGGAAATGTTACAGTTTGTTAAATATGCCTAAAGACTGGAAACACAATCTTAATCTGAAGTTAAACCTGCCTCCTGAATTTAGTCCTGAAGTATAGTCTTTCTCCAGGAAATCAGCCTATATTCAATTCTGGACTAGTCTAAGTCTAACCTTCAAACCTGTTCATCTAGATTAAAGGGCCATTTTAGTCTAGTACTAGGCTTAATTTCTGTTTGGGAAGGCCTTGATGTTCTATTTTTTGTCTTTGTTGATCAGGACGGAGGTCATAGATTGTCCTCTATCTCCAGTACTGAGCTGGAGCACAAGTATCAGGCCGATAATAACGCAGCGGTGGAGTTCACAGCCGGATCACAGACATACCAGCTCAGCTTCATGGGTAAGCTAAAAAAACTCTGTACATTTTGGAGTGTAAAGTTGTTTTAATGATGTGCGAGCTGACGTTATTGAGTACGTCACTCAATATGCAAAAACACACTTTGGGTCTTGAGAACCCAAAAGCATTGACTGTGTGGTGAAGCCTATTAACCTGTTTAATCCCACATTTTTCGATCCATGAAAATATCCAAATCATTTGTCATTAGTAACCCTTTGAAATAGTCAATAATTATTTTTGCACAATTTTTTTGAACAAATGTGTGAAAAACTTTGTTTTATAATTGACCAGTGGGATTTAATGGGTTAAAGGCAGTTAAAAAGCCCTTATAATTCAAGTTAAGAAAGCACAAAATATTCCtgtaggtttttatttttttatgttcatAACATATGAGTcatagaattttatttttatattatatataaatatttaagaaaaactaTGGATGATTGACAAAATTCCCTTTTTAATATTCattgtatttattgtatatttaaaaatattttattataaattatatttgctgaatttaaataaacaattttatatataatttaaattatatattttatttattatttatattgcgtaacatatattaaatataaatttgtctatattatttatttatatatcatatataaatGTTTAAGACAAAATATTGATGATTTACAAAattcccttttttattatttattttattattgtattttaaatattatattatgcatTAATTGTATTTTCTGAATTTATATATGCCAACATTATataacatgtatatatatatatatatatatatatatatattatataaaatatattaaaatgtttttttatctatatgaaatatcttatatgaaatatttatattacataacatatataaaatataaattatacaattataatttatataattataaaggTCAAAATCAGAAAGACAGGATCGTAAAAATAATCTGTCATAATCCATATACATTTAATAGTTTCAATCAAAGCTAGAGCAGAACATTAGTGTCTCGGAGCAGCACTGCAGTGTTTTATTACTAAATGAatcgaatcatttgagtcaatgattcagtgatccACTCATAAAGACAGACACTTGCTTAGTTTCAAAATGAATCAGCCGTTTTGAACGAATcatgtgaatgaatgactcagtgaATTGATCATATTTTTACAtccttattaattaaatattgtaaaatatggtCAACATTGCACACCCCTACATACGTTATACTTATAATAGTCTTCACATGTTGTCTGAACTAATCTTGCTCCTCAGATATGATCCAGACAAACAAACAGTACACAACCAAAAAAGTCGTCAGACGTCGTCCCAAGTTTGTGTCGTCAGCTGATGTTCAAACCATCAAGACAACGTAAGAAAACACTCCTCATTCTTTCTTAAACTCTCTGAAAGCTGTATGATGGAAAAACctcttgttttttttctcagtaaaaGGACGCCTAACAATTTCAAGGCTTTGCCGGTTCACTGGGATAAAGCTCTGACTCCTGAAACCGGATACAAGGTGAGTGGAATCGTTTATCGCACTGCAGAAAATGCTTTtcgtacttagattttttgtcttgtttccagccaaaatatctacaaattcttaaatcaagaaggattttctagacgagtaaaaattattgtcttgttttcagaaaaaaatggtcaaaattaagtgtgtttttgcttgaaacaagcaaaataatccgccaatggggtaagcaaaataatcttgttttctgtttgaaatgggattttttttcttaccccattggcagattattttgcttgttctaagcaaaaactcacttcattttgacttttgaaaataatttttactcgtctaaaaaatccttcttgatttaagaatttgtagatattttggctggaaacaagttggaaaagcattttttgcagtgcggtCACTTTCTGATTCTTTCCATTTGTTTATACTGTTCTACGCTGTTTCGAACAGAGGGTGTCGCTGCAGAGCGTGTCAGCCGAATACACCAAAATCAAAGATCTGTTCACTTCCACTATGTTCGGCTTCAAAATCCTGAAGATTGAGCGGATCCAGAACAAAGCATTATGGGAAGTGTATCAGTGGTAAGTCCACATGACATCTAAACTTCTGGTTTGAGATCAAATACAGCACGTCTGATGTTTTACGCCACTTGTAGGCAGAAGGACTGTATGAAAAAGAACAACGGAGGCAGAGACGTGACCGAGAAGCAGCTGTTCCACGGCACAGACGCCAAGCATTTAGACGCCATCTGCCACAACAACTTTGACTGGAGGATTTGCGGAACTCACGGCACGGCCTACGGAAAAGGTGGAGCTCAGATGAGTTTGTCTCTTCAGCAGATCTCGAGAAATCACTTGCtcattccagcacttgctcactgcagtcaatgggtgccgtcagaatgagagtccaaacagctgatcgaAACATCACAAGCATGTttacaccactgaataaaaaaaaaactttaataactagcttcttttctcagaattgtgagatataatttgcAGTTTTGATAAGAAAGTAAAAAAATTTTCCTTTcctacaatttggacttttttctagATTGCacattgatataaactcacaattgagcaAAAAGAGTCAAAATAGCAagataaaaaatatgtatatgtgACCATTTTTGATCTTTcgcttacaattctgactttttctcacaattgcaagtttacattgtCTCAGAATTGTCATATGAATTATTATAAAGCaggattgcaagaaataaacttgcgattctgacttttttcctcaaaattgtgaatttagaTCGAACAATTCCGATTTTTATTCTCGcagttttgacatttttcttgtaattctgacttcttttctcaaaattgtgatagaaactcacaaCTGAGTGAAAAAATTGAGTTTTTTtgcaaattaaatttttacttaattctctcaattctgactttttttctcagaatgttaGATATAAATTTATGTTATtgtgagaagaaagtcaaaattgtgagataaaaatatgaaaaatatgaataaataaataaaaaatactttcaaacaactgcaagtttacgttgtctcagaattgtgatatgaaatttttcttgtaattctgaattttgaaattaactcgcaattgagtgataaaaggtaaaaatcgcaagatataaactttctattgcaaaaaaagtcagaattgcggatttatgtttcaattctgacttttttttgcaaatgcaagtttatatctttatgtcagtttttactttattctctcaattctgacttcttttctcaaaattgctagatataagcttgctattgtgagaaaagtcagaactgagtttTAAATTCCAGTTCTGAGATAAAAAAGAttgtttgcaattttgacttttgactCCCAATTGCAAGAGTATATCTCcaatttttttaccttttttgctcaagtgtgagtttatatcgcaattctgagaaaataactcaaaagtcaaaattgcaaggaaaaaattataaattacagacttgtattttagttaaaaaaacgacttgatggatttgtttcagcttttgtcttctcaggattactgtgatgtttttatcagctgtttggactctcattctgacggcacccattcactgcatgatACAATTCTCCAAATCAAAGACTCACTACATCTTATCAGTTGATCTAGTCTTTTAAATACAAGTGACATCCTTCCCCGTCTTGATGTTCTTAGATGTTCCTAAGTGCCCAAACTGTGTCTGGTTTTGCAGGTAGCTATTTTGCCAGGGATGCCAAATACTCTCACAGCTACACCAAAGACTCTGGCACTCGCACCATGTTCGTGTGTCGCATCCTGGTCGGAGACTACACCAAAGGTGAATCCGGCTTCCTCCGGCCTCCATCCAAAGACGGAGGAGACACCATCCTCTACGACAGCTGTGTGAACGACGTCTTCGATCCGTCCATATTTGTAGTGTTTGAGAAGCACCAGATCTACCCCGAGTATCTCATCGAGTACAGAGACTCCAGCGGATTTGGTTCACCGACAGTTCCTGCGGTGGCAAAACCATCAGTGCCAGTGAGGAGACATGTAGCTGTTCCTGCAACTCCCTCACACACCCCCTTCTACAATCCCCCCACAGCTGCAGCTTCTTCacactcctcctcctcctcaaacACCTCTTTCTATAAACCCTCCTCAGCTGTGTCATCTTTTAACACCTCTTCCTCAAGCGCCTCTTTCTCCTCCTCAGCATATGTTTCTTCTCCCCCACGATCCTCTTCCTCATATGCCTCAACATCTCCAAGATCCTCTTCCTCATATGCCTCAACATCTCCAAGATCCTCTTCCTCATATGCCTCAGCGTCTCCACAAACCTCTTTTTCAAGTGCCTCAGCGTCTCCAAAGTCTTCAAAGTCAGACAATCCGTGCATCATCTCCTGATTTTAAGATCAGGCACCATGCAATCACACTGTTTGCTTTAGAGGAGGCCAGAaaaatgttaaaggggtcatcagaacaaagtctctaatatactttggttgaaaattctcaatagtagtgtaaaaaaaacacccttttaccttgtcaaaatcagctctgtaaAAAATCAACTCATATTACGttatggccctttaaatgcaaatgagctctgctcgccccgcccctctctgcctgggatggTGCGCTATAATGTTAACTTTAGACACTTTTAtcagtgaaacttgccaacaagcacattattaagaaaggccatttgcaaagatgcattaaaacccttatcctcacttctgctgtgggtgaagctgcatcacgaaggattcacacgaacataaacgcatgtgtagatcgggatcggctctttcctttcaaaaaaaaaaacgttaatcTTCTGTGGCTCAGATGTtgagagtaaatgacgactgctgtgttcattattacatcctcaATCATtaaattagagtcttcctctgcacctgagtcacacaatggcgatcgtattcagactgtttcagctcggtgagggcggggcttaGGTAGgtcgctcatgtcaatcaactatcgtgggaggagCCTATGTCTGTGTGtcatcacacccacaagaagctttTCAAAAGGGGATGTtacttttaaagttaaaaaaaccaccactgggtggatttgtatcattgtaggg
Proteins encoded in this region:
- the LOC141333692 gene encoding protein mono-ADP-ribosyltransferase PARP12-like — translated: MTEAAIVKKICAHNGSLSYEALISIFGLYDEAMDSVVGRSESCAVVFMNGEKRVIARTKVRLCRAQNCSGCSNLHLCKWFLFGSCRFDRGRRGCRFSHDLLSVQNALVLTAHGLDTLDVKELCILLMQSDNSLLPAVCHSYNNGPGPYGRCQEAENCKRLHICEKYLRGSCDCTRSHDFYEPHPLKTLQDRGVTPELMGIMKEMYSNIEVLRRLSKASSGPNAAGPNPRRGPNAQNRRPSTGFNAGRGQEAQRPSYNNTEKTEICMYFIKGHCKHGGSCRREHSILPYKWEVKEGSEWKALPDNEAIEKDYCSPARTYSSGINPVYFDTMTQGCYHVRRLSTLSSVLQPTFILTTEWIWFWEDEYGNWIEYATADGGHRLSSISSTELEHKYQADNNAAVEFTAGSQTYQLSFMDMIQTNKQYTTKKVVRRRPKFVSSADVQTIKTTKRTPNNFKALPVHWDKALTPETGYKRVSLQSVSAEYTKIKDLFTSTMFGFKILKIERIQNKALWEVYQWQKDCMKKNNGGRDVTEKQLFHGTDAKHLDAICHNNFDWRICGTHGTAYGKGSYFARDAKYSHSYTKDSGTRTMFVCRILVGDYTKGESGFLRPPSKDGGDTILYDSCVNDVFDPSIFVVFEKHQIYPEYLIEYRDSSGFGSPTVPAVAKPSVPVRRHVAVPATPSHTPFYNPPTAAASSHSSSSSNTSFYKPSSAVSSFNTSSSSASFSSSAYVSSPPRSSSSYASTSPRSSSSYASTSPRSSSSYASASPQTSFSSASASPKSSKSDNPCIIS